A portion of the Krasilnikovia cinnamomea genome contains these proteins:
- the rsmD gene encoding 16S rRNA (guanine(966)-N(2))-methyltransferase RsmD, with the protein MTRIIAGAHGGRRLAAPAGAQTRPTSDRVREAFFSSVEALTDLEGARFADLYAGSGAVGLEALSRGAAFALLVEADGRAARIIRDNVVALRVGTAARLVTGKVAQVLAAPPEGGPYDVVFADPPYALGDEEVADMQRALVENGWLATGAVVAIERSTRTAVRGEPLAWVDGIAAERSRRYGETTLWYGRRS; encoded by the coding sequence TGGCCGCACCGGCCGGCGCGCAGACCCGGCCGACGTCCGACCGCGTCCGGGAAGCGTTCTTCAGCTCCGTGGAGGCCCTGACGGACCTCGAGGGCGCCCGCTTCGCCGACCTGTACGCCGGATCGGGTGCGGTCGGCCTGGAGGCACTCTCCCGGGGAGCGGCCTTCGCGCTGCTGGTCGAGGCCGACGGCCGGGCGGCCCGGATCATCCGTGACAACGTCGTGGCGCTGCGTGTCGGCACGGCCGCGCGGCTGGTCACGGGCAAGGTCGCCCAGGTACTCGCGGCCCCGCCCGAGGGCGGCCCGTACGACGTGGTCTTCGCCGACCCGCCGTACGCGCTGGGCGACGAGGAGGTGGCCGACATGCAGCGGGCGCTGGTGGAGAACGGCTGGCTGGCGACCGGCGCGGTGGTGGCGATCGAGCGATCCACCCGTACCGCGGTGCGCGGGGAGCCACTGGCCTGGGTGGACGGGATCGCCGCGGAGCGCAGCCGCCGCTACGGCGAGACCACTCTTTGGTACGGTCGCCGATCATGA